The nucleotide window AGGAATTTTCCAAAATTATTCATTACCGGTTCGGTTTGTCTGGCTTTGTCTATGCAAACATTAACAATGAACGCTCAAAACAAGGATGTAAAAATGACAAATCCATTATTACAAAAAAGTACTTTACAGTATCAGTCGCCCAACTTTACTTTGATCAAAGACGAACATTTTAAGCCTGCTTTTGAGTACGCTTTAAAAATGCATGATAAGGAGGTAGAATCAATTGCTAACAATCCGGCAAAACCTACTTTTCAGAACACTGTTTTGGCATTAGAGGTAAGTGGGGAAGATTTGACTAGGGTATTGAACGTCTTTAGTAATTTGACAAGTTCAAATACCAATCCGGTTTTGCAGGCTTTAGACGAAGAATATGCCCCTATATTTTCAGGTCATAATGATAAAATTTATTTGAACAGTAAATTGTATAATCGTATCAAAGCTGTTGATTTGAATAAATTGAAAGGAGAGGACAAAAAACTAACCGAAGATTATTTGCAGAAGTTTGAATTGGCAGGAGCCAATCTGTCTGAAGCAGATAAGGTAAAAATGAAAAAAATCAATGAAGAACTGGCGAGTTTAAGTACTGTTTTTGGTAACAAATTATTATTAGCCCGAAAAAAGGGAGCTGTTTTATTTGATAATGTTTCAGACTTAGATGGATTGAGTCCTGCTGAAATAGACGCTGCTAAATTAAAAGCAAAAGAAGCGGGTTACGAAAATAAATATCTGATAGGATTGTTAAATACAACACAACAGCCTTTGTTGTCCAGTTTGAAAAACAGAGCCACAAGAGAAAAAATATTCAAAGCTTCCTGGTTTCGATCCGAAAAAAATGATGATGGTGATACTAGAGAAACGTTGGAAAAAACGGTAAGATTGCGTTTGCAAAAAGCTAATTTGATGGGTAAGAAAAGTTTTGCCGAATGGAAATTGCAGGATCAAATGGCCAAAACACCAGCTCCGGCAATGGATTTGTTAGCTAAAATTGCGGCGCCAGCAGTAGCCAAAGCCAAAGTTGAAGCAAGTGAAATCCAAGCTTTGATAGACGCTCAAAATGGAGGTTTCAAAATGGAACCATGGGACTGGAATTTTTATTCAGAGCAAGTGCGCAAAGCCAAATATGATTTGGATGAAAACCAAACAAAACCTTATTTTGAGTTGACAACCGTGTTGGAAAAAGGGGTTTTCTTTGCAGCCAAGCAAATGTACGGAATCACGTTCAAGGAAAGAAAAGATTTACCGGTGTATCATCCAGATGTAAAAGTCTATGAAGTTTTTGACGATAAAGGAGCTTCAATCGCAATATATTATTTGGATTTTTATACGCGTGATAATAAAAGAGGTGGTGCTTGGATGAGTAATTTTGTTAGTCAATCACATTATTTAAAACAAAAACCAGTAATCGTTAATGTTTACAATTTTGCCAAACCAACGGGAGGAAATCCTTCTTTAATCAGTTTTGACGATGTGACCACAATGTTTCATGAATTTGGGCATACCTTGCATGGCTTATTTGCCAATCAGCAATACCAATCGCTGTCTGGGACATCGGTGCCAAGGGATTTTGTGGAATTCCCTTCTCAAATTAATGAGCATGCCGCTTTAGATCCTTCTGTTTTAAAGAATTATGCCATTCATTATCAAACCAAACAGCCAATTCCACAAGACTTAATTGACAAAATCAAGAAAGCCGAAACATTTAATAAAGGTTATGATGTAACCGAAATTTTGGCTGCTTCAACAATTGATATGGCTTGGCATGGTGTTGAAAAAGAATCAGATTTTAAACCAACTTTGATTTTTGAAAAAGAGGTGTTGAAAAAATACGGATTGTTGGTCAATGAAGTGCCTCCTCGCTACCATTCTCCTTATTTTTCACATATTTTTGAAGGCGGTTATTCTGCAGGTTATTATGCCTATACTTGGTCCAAAACTTTAGATTATAATGCTTACGACTGGATGATGGCCAACGGCGGTATGACGAGAGCCAACTGTGATCGTTTCAAAAAATATATTTTATCAGTAGGTAACAGTGTGGATTTGAATAAAGCTTTCAAAGACTTCATCGGACACGATATGCAAATCGAACCGTATCTAAAAAATGCTGGATTATCAGGTAAATAATATAATTTAGATTATGTAATTAATCTAGGTTTTATCAGATTATGTGAAAAGACACAGAATAGCTCATAGACTTCAATTAAATGATTTTAAAATTGTTTGAATTGTAGTTTATGAGTTATTTTTGTTTAAAATAATTTATAAACAAAATGTGCGCTAAAGTACATTCTAAAGTAATTTAATAAGATGCAAAGTTTTGGAGCAAGTGCAGCGTTTTTAAAAGATGAAGATTTCGAGTGGGAAGTAGTTGGCGAAGGAATCAAACGCAAAATAATGGGCTACGATGATCAAATTATGATGGTGAATGTTCTTTTTGAAAAAGGAGCCATCGGGACACCGCACGAACATTATCATTCCCAAGTGACAAATGTTGCCAGAGGATCATTTGAGGTAACCATCGACGGATTGTCTAAAGTGATGAAAGAAGGGGATTGTTTTTATATTCCTCCTCATGTCGTACATGGTGTGGTTTGTTTGGAAGATGGCTTACTGATAGATGTTTTTAATCCTATTCGGGAAGATTTTATGCAGAAAAAAACATATTGATTTCGTCTGATTCAAACTGCAATGTAGTTGAATGGTAATAAAATTCAAAAGATTAAGCGCAATCAAAATAATTGAAATTTCATCATTAAAAGACAAACGTTATGGAAAATCAGGATGACAATGTTGATTACAAAACCCCAAAAGTGACCGGAATTGGAGGTGTATTTTTCTTTTCAGACGATCCCAAGCAAACCAGAAAATGGTATGGGGAAAATTTGGGTCTTGAAATCAATGACTATGGTTCGACTTTTGAATCCAGAGATATTAATAAACCGGAAAAAATAAACATCCTTGAGTGGAGTCCTTTTCAGAAAGACAGTACCTATTTTTCTCCTTCCAAGAAAGAATTTATGATTAATTATAGGGTTCAGAATATTGAAGGATTGGTCGAAAAGTTAAAAGAAAATGGTGTAGTAGTCGTTGATGAAATTCAGTCATTCGATTACGGTAAATTTGTCCATATAATGGATCCCGAAGGAAACAAAATAGAACTTTGGGAGCCTGCGGAATAAGAATGAAATAACAATCTTTAAATGTTTGACCGATGGATGCAGAAGAACTAAAAAATGTACAGTCGCCAATTAAAGAGAAATATAGAGAACAGCCAGAGACGGCTATGATAACTCTCAAAGCACAGGGCAAAATTGCTGACGGAATTTCATGCAGGGTCGAAACCGGAAGGGTCTTGGCCGAGGCAGGACTTCATCCGGCAACTGGTGGCAACGGAATGCTGGCTTGTTCGGGAGATATGCTTCTGGAGGCATTGGTTGCTTGCGCAGGCGTGACGCTAAGTGCTGTTTCTACGGCTCTGGGTATCGAAATTAAAGATGCAATTGTCAAAGCCGAAGGAGATTTGGATTTTCGTGGCACTTTGGGAGTTTCCAAAGAAGTGCCGGTTGGATTTCAAACAATTCGCCTTTCGTTCATTCTAGATTGCGATGCAACAGACGAACAAATACAAACATTGGCAAAATTAACGGAAAGATATTGCGTTGTTTATCAAACGTTGATAAAAGGAGTTTCCGTCGAAACAAAATTCGACAGACAGTAAAATTTTAACCGATTGAAAATAGTATGGCAAAATCCAAAAAAGAGTTGTCTTTAGAAGAAAAAGAACAGCAAATCAATATATTAAAAACACGTTTTGAGAAGAACAAAAACCGTCATTTAGGTCTTGATTGGGAAAAAATACATGCTAAACTGAAAGCTAATCCCAGTAAGTTATGGTCGCTTCATGAAATGGAAAAAACTGGCGGTGAACCCGATGTTGTAGGTCATGACGAAAAAACCGATGAATATTTGTTTTATGACTGTTCGGCAGAAAGCCCAAAAGGAAGAAGAAGCCTTTGTTACGATCGAGAAGCCCTTGATTCTCGTAAAGAATTCAAACCTGAAAATAGTGCTATTGATTTGGCGACCGAAATGGGTGTCGAAATTTTGACAGAATCAGAATATCGAGAGTTGCAGCAACTTGGTAAATTTGATACAAAAACATCAAGTTGGGTAAAAACTCCTTCGGATATAAGGAAACTGGGCGGTGCCATTTTTGCTGATTTTCGATATGCCAATGTTTTTATATACCACAATGGTGCTTCTTCTTACTACGCAGTTAGGGGATTTCGTGGCTCGTTAAGGGTTTAAATCTTATTTTAAAATAAGATAATATTTTTTTTCAGAATGGAAAAATTATAAAATGAACAAAATACAACCTCGTTTTAGACTGCACCCAAAAGTTTGGACAAATTTATAATTAATTTTTATAATAGTGAGCTCGATATTTTATCGGGCTCATTTTGTTTAAATTTGATTTGATTCTATCGTTATTGTAATAGTTAATATACTGTTTAATTTCAGTTTTTAATTCTTCTATTGTTCTAAACTTTGTTATATAAAAAAGTTCAGATTTTAATGTTCCAAAGAAGTTTTCAATAATGGCATTATCTAAACAATTTCCTTTTCTTGACATGCTCTGTATAATTCCTTTTTCTTTTAATAAGTGTTGATATTGTTTCATTTGATATTGCCAACCTTGATCAGAATGAAGAGTTAAATTAGCGTTATTTGGTATTTTCTTAAATGCTTTTTTAAGCATAGTTACCACTTGATTAAACACTGGTCGTTCTGTTAGTTCATAACTAATTATTTCTTGATTAAATAAATCTATAATCGGTGATAAATACAATTTTTTTCCAAAGACATTGAACTCTGTTATATCGGTTGCCCATTTTTGATTGGGAGCTGTAGCTTTAAAATTACGATTTAACAGATTCGGTGCAATTTTACCATTTTCTCCTTTATAGGATTTGTATTTCTTTACCCTGATAATACTTTTTAACCCTAACAAATTCATTAATCGTAAAACGGTTTTGTGATTAATAACGATTCCTTTGTTTTGAAGTTCATCTGTTATTCGTCTATACCCATAACGCCCTTTATGTCTGTGATAAATAGATTTTATTAACTCTTTAATTACTTTGTATTTATCTGGTATTTCAGGTTGTTTTTGATGATAATAAAAAGTACTTCGTGCCATATTAGCATGATTTAAAAGTGGTTTTAAATCATATTTATGCCTTAATTCCATTATGACTTGCGCTTTTTGGCTTTCTCTTCTGCTTGAATTAAGGCTTGTAACTTTTTTAAATAATCAAGTTCACAACGTAATGCTTCGTTTTCTAAAAGTAGTTCTTCTTCTCTAGTTAATGGTTTATCTGATGTATGCTTTTTAGGTTTATTATTGCTCATAGATTTTGGTCTGCCTCTGGGTTTAGTATATAATCCTTTCAATCCAAAATTACTAAAATCTTTTTGCCATTTGATTATTATAGATGAATCGGAAATATTAAATCTTAAAGCAGTTTCTTTCAATGAAAGTGATTCTTTATAAATAGATTGCAATACTTTTAACTTAATATCTAAAGCGTATTTTTTGTTCTTATAACTAATCAACCCAGATTCACCATAGATCTTATAAAAACTAACCCATTTACGAATATTAGATTCATCTGGACCTTTCAATTTAGAAACATGTCTACTTGAATAGCCATTATTTAAAACTAACTCAACACATTCTTTCTTAAATGCATAATCATATTTTGATTTTCTTTCCATAAAAATACCCCCAAATAGTGTCTAACTTTTTGGGGGCAGTGCATTTAAATTCGTTTAAGCGAGGTTTTTTTTATTGAAATTATAGATTAGTTGCTTTTATAAGTGTGCCTTATTTGTAGTATAAATTGATTATATTTGGTATTTAATTAAAATATAATCAGTTAGTTGTGGTTTTTGGTTAACAGGTAAATAACCCCTTAAAAAAATATAGATATGAAAAAATCAGTTGTATTGTTTTTTTTGGTTTGTTGTAATATCACTTTTTCGCAAATGGGAAAAGTATATTTGAAAGATTCAAAATTCAAAATTGGAAAAGAAAATACCTATGTCTATGAACCACAAACAGGCATAACAATTCCAACAGACGCTAAAGTCAAAATAGTATACCACAACAAATCTGACTATGCTAATCTTACTACATCACTGATAAAAAAATCTAATGTTTATGAGTTCAGCTGTAAAGTGCCAGATTCAACTAGAACATTGATTTTAGCTGTTTATGATGGAAAAAACACAGTAGATAATAATCAAGGCAAAGCATATGATATTTTTTTAAGAGCCACCAACCAAGCTGAATTAGGAAAATGTATGCTTAATAGGATACAAACTTTTGGTTATGCTAATTATTATTTGGGCTTAAAACAGGATTTGAAAGCAGAATCTATTTTGTTGGAATACAATAATTTGTATGCAAAATATCCTATACTAAAAGAGGATGTA belongs to Flavobacterium gilvum and includes:
- a CDS encoding cupin domain-containing protein, translating into MQSFGASAAFLKDEDFEWEVVGEGIKRKIMGYDDQIMMVNVLFEKGAIGTPHEHYHSQVTNVARGSFEVTIDGLSKVMKEGDCFYIPPHVVHGVVCLEDGLLIDVFNPIREDFMQKKTY
- a CDS encoding VOC family protein, whose product is MENQDDNVDYKTPKVTGIGGVFFFSDDPKQTRKWYGENLGLEINDYGSTFESRDINKPEKINILEWSPFQKDSTYFSPSKKEFMINYRVQNIEGLVEKLKENGVVVVDEIQSFDYGKFVHIMDPEGNKIELWEPAE
- a CDS encoding M3 family metallopeptidase, coding for MRNFPKLFITGSVCLALSMQTLTMNAQNKDVKMTNPLLQKSTLQYQSPNFTLIKDEHFKPAFEYALKMHDKEVESIANNPAKPTFQNTVLALEVSGEDLTRVLNVFSNLTSSNTNPVLQALDEEYAPIFSGHNDKIYLNSKLYNRIKAVDLNKLKGEDKKLTEDYLQKFELAGANLSEADKVKMKKINEELASLSTVFGNKLLLARKKGAVLFDNVSDLDGLSPAEIDAAKLKAKEAGYENKYLIGLLNTTQQPLLSSLKNRATREKIFKASWFRSEKNDDGDTRETLEKTVRLRLQKANLMGKKSFAEWKLQDQMAKTPAPAMDLLAKIAAPAVAKAKVEASEIQALIDAQNGGFKMEPWDWNFYSEQVRKAKYDLDENQTKPYFELTTVLEKGVFFAAKQMYGITFKERKDLPVYHPDVKVYEVFDDKGASIAIYYLDFYTRDNKRGGAWMSNFVSQSHYLKQKPVIVNVYNFAKPTGGNPSLISFDDVTTMFHEFGHTLHGLFANQQYQSLSGTSVPRDFVEFPSQINEHAALDPSVLKNYAIHYQTKQPIPQDLIDKIKKAETFNKGYDVTEILAASTIDMAWHGVEKESDFKPTLIFEKEVLKKYGLLVNEVPPRYHSPYFSHIFEGGYSAGYYAYTWSKTLDYNAYDWMMANGGMTRANCDRFKKYILSVGNSVDLNKAFKDFIGHDMQIEPYLKNAGLSGK
- a CDS encoding DUF4256 domain-containing protein encodes the protein MAKSKKELSLEEKEQQINILKTRFEKNKNRHLGLDWEKIHAKLKANPSKLWSLHEMEKTGGEPDVVGHDEKTDEYLFYDCSAESPKGRRSLCYDREALDSRKEFKPENSAIDLATEMGVEILTESEYRELQQLGKFDTKTSSWVKTPSDIRKLGGAIFADFRYANVFIYHNGASSYYAVRGFRGSLRV
- a CDS encoding IS3 family transposase (programmed frameshift), producing MERKSKYDYAFKKECVELVLNNGYSSRHVSKLKGPDESNIRKWVSFYKIYGESGLISYKNKKYALDIKLKVLQSIYKESLSLKETALRFNISDSSIIIKWQKDFSNFGLKGLYTKPRGRPKSMSNNKPKKHTSDKPLTREEELLLENEALRCELDYLKKFTSLNSSRRESQKAQVIMELRHKYDLKPLLNHANMARSTFYYHQKQPEIPDKYKVIKELIKSIYHRHKGRYGYRRITDELQNKGIVINHKTVLRLMNLLGLKSIIRVKKYKSYKGENGKIAPNLLNRNFKATAPNQKWATDITEFNVFGKKLYLSPIIDLFNQEIISYELTERPVFNQVVTMLKKAFKKIPNNANLTLHSDQGWQYQMKQYQHLLKEKGIIQSMSRKGNCLDNAIIENFFGTLKSELFYITKFRTIEELKTEIKQYINYYNNDRIKSNLNKMSPIKYRAHYYKN
- a CDS encoding OsmC family protein; translated protein: MDAEELKNVQSPIKEKYREQPETAMITLKAQGKIADGISCRVETGRVLAEAGLHPATGGNGMLACSGDMLLEALVACAGVTLSAVSTALGIEIKDAIVKAEGDLDFRGTLGVSKEVPVGFQTIRLSFILDCDATDEQIQTLAKLTERYCVVYQTLIKGVSVETKFDRQ